In Chryseobacterium scophthalmum, the genomic stretch CTACGAGTTTAAACAAGCAAGGAAATGATAGAGGTGACCAATACAGAACAGGAATTTACTCTACCGACAAAGAAACAGAAGCGATTATTAAAGAAGAAGTTCAGAAATTAGCGAAAAATTACAGCAAACCTGTTTTGGTAGAAACAATTCCGTTGAAAAACTTCTACAGTGCAGAAACGTATCATCAGGATTATCTGGATAAAAATCCGGGAGGTTATTGTCATATCGAACCGGGATTATTTGAAATGGCAAGAAATGCAAATCCTCTTCCAAAAGCTAAATATCAAAAAAAGGATAAGGATGTTCTAAAGAAAAAATTAACGGCAGAACAATATGCAGTTACGCAGGAAAATGCTACAGAAAGACCTCACACCAATGAATACGACAAAGAATTTCGTGAAGGAATTTATGTAGATATTACAACGGGAGAACCGTTATTTATCTCAACCGATAAATTTGAATCAGGTTGTGGATGGCCAAGTTTCTCGAAACCTATTTCTAAAAATGTTATCGACGAAAAAACAGATAATTCAATCGGAATGACGAGAACAGAGGTAAGAAGTAAAACAGGAGATGCGCATTTGGGACACGTTTTTGATGATGGACCTAAAGATAAAGGTGGTTTGAGATATTGTATCAATTCTGCATCATTGAAGTTTATTCCTAAAGCAGAAATGAAAGCAAAAGGATACGGAGAATATATTTCTCTTCTTAATAAAAAGTAAAAAATATTTCAGGAATAGTAATGATGGTCGGGAGAAATTCCGATCATTTTTTATGTTATTTATTTTAAATCGATTAGTTCAAAAACTCAGAAGTATTGATTCTTACACAATATTCACTCCCAAGATACAAAGGATCACCGTGTTTCTCTGACCAGAAACCATCCAACACATTCTCATTAATACAGCGGTAAACAGCAACTCCTTTGTAAAGACGAGAATCTTCACCTTGGTAATTAAAATTGATAACTAAAATATCATTTTTAAAAAATCCAGTTCCGTTCTGTTCGTGGTCGCCAATCAACCACTGTGCAATAATGCGGTTATTTTCATCTAGAGATAATGTTAATATACCGTGATAACTGATATTTTCACTCGCCTCCTGATTGCTTCCCTGAACAGAATAGTTGCCCACTAAATCCTCTATTGTCATTGATTTACTTTTAAGGACAACAAATGTAAAAACTTTTTATCTTGTTAAGATCAGAAGGTAAACTGTTTGATATTTATTTTTGTTTTAGATTTGCCGTTATGTTGTATGTATTTTTGATAATGAATCTCATCGCTTTCACCATTTTCGGATTAGATAAATGGAAGGCAACCCAACACAAAAGAAGGATCTCAGAGTTTTCTTTGCTGATTCTCACGTTTTTTGGAGGAACGGTTGGCGCTATTTTATCCATGATGATCTTCAGACATAAAGTGTCAAAAAAAAGTTTTCTGTGGAAATTTGGAATTATTATTTTAATACAGATCTTTTTGGTATTATTTTTTAAATTTAAAGTATTGAATATTAAAATGGGTTGATACTTTAACATTTTTTAAATACCACATCACCCTTTCACGGCATTATATTTTCTTAGTTGTTAGCATATAACACCAAAAATAAAATATTATGTCAAAGAAAATTGCAATCTTAGCAACCCACGGATTTGAAGAAAGTGAAGTAAGATCTCCAAAAGAACATTTAGAACAACAGGGTTGGACGGCTCATATCGTCAGTCCAAAATCAGGAACTATCAAAGCTTGGGCAGAAAAAGACTGGGGAAAGGAATATAATGTTGATAAGACCTTAGATGAAGTTTCCGCCTCAGAATATGATGCATTGGTACTTCCGGGCGGAGTTATCAATCCGGATCAATTAAGAACAAACGAAAAAGCTTTGTCTTTCGTTCAGGATTTTTTCAAACAACATAAACCAGTTGCTGCAATTTGTCACGGTCCACAAATTCTGATCAACGCAGGTGCTGTTGAAGGGAGAAATTTAACGTCTGTCAATTCGATCAGTATCGACCTGAAAAATGCAGGAGCAGTTTGGGAAGACAGTGAAGTTGTTGTAGACAATGGTCTGGTTACAAGCCGTACTCCGGAAGATCTTCCGGCTTTTAATGCTAAAATGGTTGAGGAGATCAATGAAGGGAAGCATGAAGATCAGAATCTTTAATTAATTTGTCCATTTGACTTGAAGGATTAGCTAAAATTTAAATTATTATTAGAAGCTTTTTCCCGCTTTCCACTATATCTTTTGTTCCGCTTTGCTGCACAAAAGGATGTCGTTGCAATCGGGGCTAAAATTTTCGTTGTTCCTTCAATGTTTTAGAATTAAATCAACTTTGTCATCTTGTAGACATCTTGGTTCAAATATTCTTTACTTTAAAAATATATCTTTGAAAATATTATTTTTTCGATATATATTTATGGCTATTTATTTAAAAAAATAATCATGAAAAAACTAACATTCAAACTAATCGTTGGAGCCGGATTAGTTCTAGGAACGGCTACCTTATTTGGACAAAAATCTTTAAACAAACTTACACCAGCTGAAAAAAAACAGGATGCCAGTGTTGAAGGCACTTGGAAACTCTATAAAGCAGATGGAAATGTTATGAAGGAAAACGTAACAAAAATATTTGCAGCTAACGGTGTAATTATTACAAAATATCCAAAAAGAACAACAAATACGAAGTGGAAAATTGAAAATGGAAAGCTTTGTACAAATGATTATGATCGTGATGAGTTTCAATGCAGCGACTATAAAGTCACAAAAACTACTTTAACGTATACTGTTTTGAATTCAGAAATAATTTACACTCGTAAATAATACATTTTAATAGATAACTTTAAAAAATAAAATGCCCGAAAAAATTCGGGCATTTGTTTTAGAAATATGTAAGTAAGATTACTTCAAAGTAAATTTCACCTTAGTTTTAATTGCATCAGAAGAATTTCCGATTTGCGCTTCAAAATCTCCAGGTTCTGCAACCCAGTCGTGTTTCTGAGCGTCAAAATAACTTAAAGCAGTTTTATCAATTGTAAAGGTTACTTCTTTCTGTTCACCAGGATTTAAAAATACTTTTTCAAAACCTTTCAGTTCTTTTGCAGGACGTTCAACTGATGATTTTACATCGGTAATGTATAACTGAGCGACTTCTGCACCAGCTTTTTTACCTGTATTTTTTACAGTTACTGTAAAGGTAATTTTATCATCCTGATTCATGCTTGTTTTATCGGCTTTTGCTTTTCCAAACTCGAAAGTGGTGTAGCTTAAACCATGACCAAAGCTGAATAAAGGCTTGATTTTTTTGGTGTCGTGCCAACGATAACCCACGAATATTCCTTCGTTGTATGTAATGTTGATCGGATTTTTCTGATCTTTACCTTTTCCTGCAGCCAACTCTTCTTTGTTTCCAGGATATTCACCCATTGTGTGAGCCGAATTATCTTCCAGTTTTACAGGGAATGTAAACGGTAATTTTCCTGAAGGATTGGCATCACCTGCCAAAATAGAAGCGATAGAATTTCCTGCTTCAGAACCCAAATACCAACCCTGAACTACAGAAGGCACGTCTTTAATCCAAGGCATTGCTACTGCATTTCCTGTAATCAAAACAACGGTAAAGTTCTTGTTAGCTTTTGCTAAAGCCGAGATCACATTATCTTGATTGTATGGAAGTCCATAACTTTTTCTGTCGTTTCCTTCGCTATCCTGGAAATCAGCTTTGTTTAATCCACCTACGAAAATAACGTAATCAGATTTTTTTGCCAATTCAACAGCTTCTTTTAGTAATTCTTCCGGAGAACGGGTGTCTTTCAAATCCTGACCAGATTTTACACCGTTGTATTCGCCACCGATATCTCCTACATAACCCCTTGCATATTGTACATCTGAATTTTTACCGAATTTAGCTTTAATTCCGTCTAAAGGTAACGTTTCATATTTTACTTTTAATGAAGAAGAACCTCCACCTACAGTCATTACTTTGATCGCATTCTCACCAATTACCGCAATTTTCTTTGCCTTATTGATGTCGATTGGAAGTACGTTGTTTTGGTTTTTCAACAGAACAATTCCTTCTTCACCGATTTCTTTTGCTACGGCTTTATGCTCTTCAGAAGCGATGTTTCCAAAAGGCTTTTTGGTATTCATCGTAGTTTTATAAGCTAAACGTAAAAGTCTTGTCACTTTATCGTCTAGCTCTGCAGTTCCTACTTTTCCTGATTTAATAAGGTCTAAATATGGTTTTGCTAAATAATAATTGTCGTATGCATTTCTTGTTCCTGCAGAAAGACCGTTTGTCCAGCTTCCGAATTCTACATCCAACCCGTTATGAATGGCTTGTTCGGTATTGTTTACTGCACCCCAATCTGAAACCACAACCCCTTTATATTTCCATTCTCCTTTAAGAATATCATTTAAAAGATATTGGTTTTGGCTTGCATACTGATTTTTGTACATATCGTAAGCGCCCATAATCGTCCAGGAATCTCCTTCAGTTACTGCTGCTTTGAAAGGCGGAAGGTAAATTTCATACAAAGTTCTGTCATCAACAATAACGTTGCTTGTATGACGGAACATTTCCTGATTGTTTAATGCGAAATGTTTTACAGAAGTTGCCACTCCGTTAGATTGTACTCCCTGAATATAAGGAACTACCATTTTAGAAGTTAAGTATGGATCTTCACCCATATATTCAAAGTTTCTTCCGTTGAGAGGTGTTCTGTAAATATTTACTCCAGGTCCCAAAAGAATGTCTTTTTTTCTGTATCTTGCCTCTTCACCCAATGCTTTACCATAGTTCCAAGACATTTTCTTGTTCCATGTTGCTGATAAAGCGGTTAAAGCAGGGTAGGCGATAATGGAGTCATTCGTCCATCCAGCCTGATCCCATTCGTCCCACATTACTTCGGGGCGAACTCCGTGTGGACCGTCGGTTGTCCAAAATTCAGGAATTCCCAATCTTGGAACACCGGGAGAACTGAATTTTGATTGTGCGTGAAGCATTGCTATTTTTTCTTCCAGAGTCATTCTGGAAAGTGCGTCCTTAATTCGCTGTTCAACAGGTTTAGATTCGTCTAAATAAACAGGAGTCGTATTGTTTTGAGCCATTGCAGAGGCAGATATTAACGTAAACAAACTTAGAAGTACAGTTTTCTTCAACATAAAAAACTTTTTATTGATTGTTTACAAAAATAGGTAAAATATTTATTATCTCAAATTGAGAAAATGTGTTTTTTGAGAAATGATTAATTTTTAAGTT encodes the following:
- the msrB gene encoding peptide-methionine (R)-S-oxide reductase MsrB; this encodes MKNIFTFLGMVLGIGVFATSCGDAKQQSSSIKKENETTMNAKNVKEVYFAGGCFWGTEHFFQQIRGVVGTEVGYANGNKKNPTYEEVISHTTGFAETVKVKYDPEQVDLKLLIDLYFKTIDPTSLNKQGNDRGDQYRTGIYSTDKETEAIIKEEVQKLAKNYSKPVLVETIPLKNFYSAETYHQDYLDKNPGGYCHIEPGLFEMARNANPLPKAKYQKKDKDVLKKKLTAEQYAVTQENATERPHTNEYDKEFREGIYVDITTGEPLFISTDKFESGCGWPSFSKPISKNVIDEKTDNSIGMTRTEVRSKTGDAHLGHVFDDGPKDKGGLRYCINSASLKFIPKAEMKAKGYGEYISLLNKK
- a CDS encoding DUF1294 domain-containing protein; its protein translation is MNLIAFTIFGLDKWKATQHKRRISEFSLLILTFFGGTVGAILSMMIFRHKVSKKSFLWKFGIIILIQIFLVLFFKFKVLNIKMG
- a CDS encoding type 1 glutamine amidotransferase domain-containing protein: MSKKIAILATHGFEESEVRSPKEHLEQQGWTAHIVSPKSGTIKAWAEKDWGKEYNVDKTLDEVSASEYDALVLPGGVINPDQLRTNEKALSFVQDFFKQHKPVAAICHGPQILINAGAVEGRNLTSVNSISIDLKNAGAVWEDSEVVVDNGLVTSRTPEDLPAFNAKMVEEINEGKHEDQNL
- a CDS encoding glycoside hydrolase family 3 C-terminal domain-containing protein, yielding MLKKTVLLSLFTLISASAMAQNNTTPVYLDESKPVEQRIKDALSRMTLEEKIAMLHAQSKFSSPGVPRLGIPEFWTTDGPHGVRPEVMWDEWDQAGWTNDSIIAYPALTALSATWNKKMSWNYGKALGEEARYRKKDILLGPGVNIYRTPLNGRNFEYMGEDPYLTSKMVVPYIQGVQSNGVATSVKHFALNNQEMFRHTSNVIVDDRTLYEIYLPPFKAAVTEGDSWTIMGAYDMYKNQYASQNQYLLNDILKGEWKYKGVVVSDWGAVNNTEQAIHNGLDVEFGSWTNGLSAGTRNAYDNYYLAKPYLDLIKSGKVGTAELDDKVTRLLRLAYKTTMNTKKPFGNIASEEHKAVAKEIGEEGIVLLKNQNNVLPIDINKAKKIAVIGENAIKVMTVGGGSSSLKVKYETLPLDGIKAKFGKNSDVQYARGYVGDIGGEYNGVKSGQDLKDTRSPEELLKEAVELAKKSDYVIFVGGLNKADFQDSEGNDRKSYGLPYNQDNVISALAKANKNFTVVLITGNAVAMPWIKDVPSVVQGWYLGSEAGNSIASILAGDANPSGKLPFTFPVKLEDNSAHTMGEYPGNKEELAAGKGKDQKNPINITYNEGIFVGYRWHDTKKIKPLFSFGHGLSYTTFEFGKAKADKTSMNQDDKITFTVTVKNTGKKAGAEVAQLYITDVKSSVERPAKELKGFEKVFLNPGEQKEVTFTIDKTALSYFDAQKHDWVAEPGDFEAQIGNSSDAIKTKVKFTLK